In Puniceicoccaceae bacterium, the following are encoded in one genomic region:
- a CDS encoding glycosyl hydrolase family 28-related protein — translation MKLLNSLILGNLLPCFVFLLHAVEPIHATESIYPSGFQDPQALDLRTYSDAAIHSGDDITQILQQAIDTVAERGTFGIILIPQGDYLLTDTVHVWKGIRLIGYGSTRPVFRLPSHTTGFSGASPRYLLHYASDKPKPGAAFRDANPGTFYSALSNIDFMIEPGNPAAVAVRSHWAQHSFISHVRFTLSDALAGIDEVGNLVHDCEFIGGQYGIMTTKPSPSWPFVLLDSHFQEQQIASILTEEAGMCVVRCHFEQSPFAVVVREQRSEELVMEACSFASIHEAITCISEPDNARSQVNLLQCLAQWTPTIARFRDKRAPVTAPDSAHYQIELFSHGLHIGPQTTLPSMQTQLRAVPLPNLPLPLHRPERKLPPNNEWINVQSLGAIGDGNFDNTKILQAAVREHEVLYFPSGRYRISDTLTLAPNSCLVGLSPITTQILITDETPAFHPAGPPKAVIESAEGGDNILQGIGIDAGAINHRAVALKWTGSSRSLVSDVRFLGGHGTYDTDGKYLQIYNNNRSADADVRRRWDRMPASLWITEDGGGTFRNLWTASPFAHAGMLIEQTSTPGWVYQISSEHHLRNEIMISDVQNWKFYALQFEEEMWEGRDTLALRIEQSKNLSFHNTWIYRVMRTFTPYPFGITVRDSQNLHFHGIHAYGPSKFTVDDTLRILDTGAGVRSREVAWLHIEDSATMQTPCDGLNYELLASGFNHIDSPEVDASGNLYFVDEKHQHVWRWNHQRSRTERVLDLPIEPSQLILEDEHHLIILTRTGKVYRKDLSTGNGYHGLESIPPTDASTGFQQLVIPTTRWRDSHDFLEVVSSRKPHFFEFGEFALPAEASFVNAGILTTWFHTVDLQRTYDLQSVSPRTHTYVSDEFAQKTWRFTVREDGTLDSPSLFAEEGESGVIELPGTDRVLIAAGHLFVYDQNGRLLQTLTPPHRPTAIAVGPSVDGVHYLYVLARQHLYRTTLPLQ, via the coding sequence ATGAAACTTCTGAATTCCCTGATCCTGGGTAATCTGCTGCCCTGCTTCGTTTTCCTGCTCCACGCAGTTGAACCCATCCATGCAACCGAATCGATCTACCCATCCGGCTTTCAGGATCCGCAGGCACTCGATCTCAGAACCTATTCCGATGCTGCGATCCACAGTGGGGATGACATCACTCAAATCCTGCAACAGGCCATCGATACTGTCGCCGAGCGCGGGACTTTTGGCATCATCCTGATCCCGCAAGGGGACTACCTGCTCACGGATACGGTGCATGTGTGGAAGGGGATTCGCCTGATCGGCTATGGCTCAACTCGCCCGGTCTTTCGCCTGCCATCCCATACAACAGGGTTTTCTGGAGCATCCCCGCGCTACCTGCTTCACTACGCTTCTGACAAACCCAAACCCGGCGCCGCCTTTCGCGACGCAAATCCTGGCACATTCTACAGTGCACTGAGCAACATCGATTTTATGATCGAACCGGGCAATCCTGCGGCTGTCGCGGTTCGGTCACACTGGGCACAGCACAGTTTCATTTCGCATGTGCGTTTTACACTCTCCGATGCCCTTGCCGGAATCGATGAAGTCGGCAATCTTGTTCACGATTGTGAATTTATTGGTGGACAGTATGGCATCATGACCACCAAGCCATCCCCAAGCTGGCCGTTTGTTCTTCTCGACTCCCACTTTCAGGAACAGCAAATTGCCAGCATACTCACGGAAGAAGCCGGCATGTGCGTCGTTCGCTGTCACTTCGAGCAAAGCCCGTTTGCGGTCGTCGTTCGTGAACAGCGCTCTGAAGAGCTGGTGATGGAGGCTTGCTCCTTCGCCTCCATCCACGAAGCCATCACCTGCATCAGCGAACCCGACAACGCTCGCAGCCAGGTCAACCTCCTGCAATGCCTGGCACAATGGACACCCACCATCGCCCGCTTTCGGGACAAACGAGCACCGGTAACTGCTCCGGATAGTGCTCACTACCAGATCGAGCTTTTCTCACACGGACTGCACATCGGCCCCCAAACGACCTTGCCCAGCATGCAGACTCAACTCCGCGCGGTACCATTGCCAAATCTGCCGCTCCCCCTCCATCGCCCCGAGCGCAAATTGCCACCCAACAATGAATGGATCAATGTGCAAAGCCTCGGAGCGATAGGTGATGGAAATTTTGACAACACCAAAATCCTGCAGGCGGCCGTACGCGAACACGAAGTGCTGTATTTCCCTTCGGGGCGATACCGAATCTCCGATACGCTGACCCTCGCACCCAACAGCTGCCTGGTGGGACTGAGTCCCATCACCACCCAAATCCTCATCACGGATGAAACGCCTGCATTTCATCCGGCAGGTCCACCCAAAGCAGTCATTGAAAGCGCTGAAGGTGGCGATAACATCCTGCAGGGGATTGGCATTGACGCGGGTGCGATCAACCACCGTGCGGTCGCCTTGAAATGGACAGGTTCATCCCGCTCTCTGGTCAGCGATGTTCGCTTCCTTGGCGGCCATGGCACCTACGATACCGATGGCAAATATCTGCAAATCTACAACAACAACCGTTCGGCAGATGCAGACGTTCGCAGGCGATGGGATCGCATGCCGGCAAGTTTGTGGATCACCGAAGACGGTGGGGGGACCTTCAGGAACCTCTGGACGGCAAGTCCTTTTGCTCATGCTGGCATGCTCATCGAACAAACTTCCACGCCCGGCTGGGTTTACCAAATCTCCAGTGAGCACCACCTGCGTAACGAGATCATGATTTCCGATGTACAGAACTGGAAATTCTACGCGCTGCAATTCGAGGAAGAAATGTGGGAGGGAAGAGACACCCTGGCCCTTCGCATTGAACAATCGAAGAACCTCTCCTTCCACAACACCTGGATCTATCGGGTGATGCGGACCTTTACTCCCTATCCATTCGGCATCACGGTCCGGGATTCCCAAAACCTGCATTTCCACGGCATCCATGCTTATGGACCCAGCAAATTCACCGTCGACGATACCCTGCGAATCCTTGATACCGGTGCGGGGGTTCGCAGCCGCGAGGTTGCATGGCTGCACATTGAGGATTCAGCAACCATGCAAACCCCATGCGATGGTCTGAACTATGAGCTGCTGGCCAGTGGTTTCAACCACATCGACAGCCCCGAGGTTGACGCCTCCGGTAACCTGTATTTTGTCGATGAAAAGCACCAGCATGTCTGGCGCTGGAATCATCAACGCTCCCGCACGGAACGGGTGCTCGATTTGCCCATCGAACCTTCCCAACTCATTCTTGAGGATGAGCATCACCTCATCATTCTCACGCGAACCGGAAAGGTGTACCGCAAGGACCTCAGTACGGGCAACGGATATCATGGACTGGAGTCAATCCCACCCACCGATGCTTCGACTGGATTCCAACAACTGGTGATTCCCACGACGCGCTGGCGGGATTCCCACGATTTCCTGGAGGTTGTCAGCTCTCGCAAGCCACATTTCTTCGAGTTTGGGGAGTTTGCCCTTCCCGCCGAAGCGTCCTTTGTGAATGCGGGCATTCTCACCACCTGGTTCCATACGGTCGACCTGCAGCGGACGTATGATCTTCAGAGCGTCTCTCCCCGCACCCATACCTACGTCTCAGATGAGTTCGCCCAAAAGACCTGGCGTTTTACTGTGCGGGAGGATGGAACCCTTGACTCACCTTCCCTGTTTGCCGAGGAGGGCGAAAGTGGTGTTATCGAACTCCCAGGTACTGACAGGGTTCTCATCGCAGCCGGACACCTGTTTGTCTATGATCAAAATGGTCGGTTGTTGCAGACACTCACGCCGCCCCATCGTCCAACCGCAATCGCGGTGGGACCCTCTGTCGACGGAGTCCATTACCTCTACGTATTGGCGCGCCAACACCTGTACCGCACGACCCTTCCACTGCAGTAA
- a CDS encoding family 16 glycoside hydrolase — protein MFRQLCGLSLIFASISLFAESKSSWIPLFDGQSLQGWRAAEHPDSWSVEQGMLVTHGPRSHLFYDGPIAAHDFRNFELELEVKTEAFSNSGVYIHTEYQESGWPEKGYECQIYNARPESRNGAYREHKMTGSIYAIRNTWKSPVNDGEWFQYRIHVQGKSIRTYINGELICEYTEPEDPYRPDSMPGRLLGSGTIALQGHDPESRVYFRNVRVRLLPDDLPSLGTALEDAAFERRLIDLASANIPLVDLHTHLKGGLTLEQALSNARRYGFTYGIAVNCGLQMGHESDAEVIDYFDAFVSPPHTWHGMQAEGREWVDLFSDDVIERFDYVFTDSMTWTNDQGKRMRLWLPEETEVGDPQSFMEQLVDRTVELLAREPIQIWVNATYLPDSIADRYDELWTPERMDRVIQALVDHDIALEINARREIPSATFLRRAKAAGVSFTLGTNNAGADDLGHLEYAIKMIELLGLKASDMWLPE, from the coding sequence ATGTTTCGTCAGCTTTGCGGTCTTTCACTGATTTTTGCATCCATTTCACTGTTTGCTGAGAGTAAATCATCATGGATTCCACTCTTTGACGGGCAATCCCTGCAGGGATGGCGTGCGGCTGAGCATCCCGATTCATGGTCGGTGGAACAGGGAATGCTGGTGACCCATGGACCACGGAGCCACCTGTTCTACGACGGACCTATTGCAGCGCATGATTTTCGAAATTTTGAATTGGAACTGGAAGTCAAGACTGAGGCGTTTTCGAATTCAGGAGTGTACATCCACACGGAATACCAGGAAAGTGGATGGCCGGAGAAAGGCTACGAATGTCAGATTTACAATGCGCGACCTGAAAGCAGGAATGGGGCTTATCGGGAGCACAAGATGACAGGCAGCATTTATGCGATCCGCAATACCTGGAAATCTCCCGTCAACGACGGGGAATGGTTCCAATATCGAATCCACGTACAGGGAAAATCGATCCGGACCTACATTAACGGGGAATTGATCTGTGAATACACGGAACCGGAGGACCCCTATCGCCCGGATTCGATGCCAGGACGATTATTGGGATCGGGCACAATTGCGCTGCAGGGCCACGATCCGGAGAGCAGGGTCTATTTCCGCAACGTTCGCGTGAGGCTGTTGCCGGATGATTTGCCTTCGCTGGGAACTGCTCTGGAGGATGCGGCCTTTGAGCGTCGCTTGATCGATCTCGCCTCGGCCAACATTCCTCTGGTGGATCTGCACACGCACCTCAAGGGTGGTTTGACGCTAGAACAGGCCCTTTCCAATGCGCGTCGTTACGGGTTTACCTATGGCATTGCGGTCAATTGCGGTTTGCAGATGGGACATGAATCTGATGCTGAGGTGATCGACTACTTCGACGCATTCGTTTCTCCTCCGCACACCTGGCACGGCATGCAGGCGGAGGGCAGGGAGTGGGTCGATTTGTTCTCCGATGATGTCATTGAACGCTTTGACTACGTGTTTACGGATTCCATGACCTGGACAAATGACCAGGGCAAACGCATGCGCCTGTGGCTCCCGGAGGAGACTGAAGTTGGAGATCCGCAATCGTTCATGGAACAATTGGTGGATCGCACGGTCGAGTTACTCGCACGTGAACCGATCCAGATATGGGTCAACGCCACCTATCTTCCCGACTCTATCGCAGATCGCTATGACGAGCTGTGGACACCGGAACGCATGGATCGTGTGATTCAGGCACTCGTGGATCATGATATCGCGCTCGAAATCAATGCGCGCCGTGAGATTCCCAGCGCAACCTTCCTGCGTCGTGCCAAAGCGGCGGGGGTTTCATTCACATTAGGCACCAACAATGCCGGAGCTGATGATCTTGGGCACCTTGAATATGCGATCAAAATGATTGAGCTGCTCGGCCTGAAGGCCTCCGATATGTGGCTTCCAGAATAA
- a CDS encoding LacI family DNA-binding transcriptional regulator: protein MGKINQKYIADRLGLSITTVSRCFTNHPRINPETRAKVYQLAAELGYSYNAFRNQKPGQRTDKGTIAVLVGASEKVADAAGVAGKIFAGITQKAAALDYRVELFFLDPSEFEPNMRSRRIIPNSSSNNWTGVVLVFPFRESAVRSLMNKFQVISVLDEYEELDIDSINPDQGRGIAKMLKHLFVSGHRNIGFLSWKYKNNLDTPWVETRLGSYFEHHVRFGLPFDPEKVMIVDETDAWESCKAADLVIERIKAGMTGLVCAADHQAYELIRRLSERGVRVPDDISITGYDGIPVPPGLPQLTTYSTPFTEIGVTGMVALQRRIDHPLASRSHVLVDGAIIRGTTTRSLVDGFASR, encoded by the coding sequence ATGGGAAAGATTAACCAGAAATACATTGCGGATCGCCTCGGTTTGTCCATTACGACGGTTTCCCGCTGTTTCACCAATCACCCGCGCATCAATCCTGAGACTCGTGCCAAGGTCTATCAACTTGCTGCTGAGCTTGGGTACAGTTACAACGCTTTCCGTAATCAGAAGCCGGGTCAGCGAACCGACAAGGGAACGATCGCGGTTTTGGTGGGAGCTTCCGAAAAGGTTGCAGATGCGGCAGGAGTTGCGGGAAAGATCTTTGCCGGCATCACCCAGAAAGCTGCGGCACTCGACTACCGGGTGGAGTTGTTTTTTCTGGATCCGTCGGAATTTGAACCCAACATGCGTTCACGCCGCATCATTCCCAATTCTTCCAGCAATAATTGGACAGGAGTGGTGTTGGTTTTTCCGTTCAGAGAGTCTGCCGTTCGTTCCTTGATGAACAAATTTCAGGTGATTTCGGTGCTTGATGAGTATGAGGAACTTGACATCGATAGCATCAATCCGGATCAGGGACGCGGCATCGCCAAGATGCTCAAGCATCTATTTGTATCGGGTCATCGTAATATCGGGTTTTTGAGCTGGAAGTATAAGAACAACCTCGATACGCCATGGGTTGAGACCCGTCTGGGTTCCTACTTTGAACACCATGTGCGTTTTGGACTGCCCTTTGATCCGGAAAAAGTGATGATTGTGGATGAGACCGACGCCTGGGAATCGTGCAAGGCAGCGGATCTGGTGATTGAGAGAATCAAGGCAGGCATGACCGGATTGGTGTGTGCTGCAGATCACCAGGCTTATGAATTGATTCGACGACTGTCGGAGCGAGGTGTGCGGGTGCCGGATGATATTTCGATCACGGGTTATGACGGTATTCCAGTGCCTCCGGGGCTTCCGCAACTGACAACCTACAGCACTCCCTTCACCGAGATTGGAGTCACCGGAATGGTGGCTTTGCAGCGCCGGATCGATCACCCGCTTGCGAGTCGCAGTCATGTATTGGTGGACGGAGCGATCATTCGAGGAACCACGACTCGCAGCCTGGTGGATGGATTTGCATCCAGATAA